The following are encoded together in the Osmia lignaria lignaria isolate PbOS001 chromosome 13, iyOsmLign1, whole genome shotgun sequence genome:
- the LOC117602147 gene encoding uncharacterized protein LOC117602147 isoform X2, which translates to MLPRTSKTVPSPLGLGYGQIQRGKKGSRILECVCRRSSWLLLLLSAVLFASLYVVSFEENYEFDFPSRYRSSYGSYNVTEGTMDGYLVWNSRCQMLSKKPMDPSIRAYVKKEKFQRCSNEPPLTGVSRDENGSVILSINPTVSTLHPGLQCCWAPIFRPENKSAKEKANKRTNLDSSIVVKRCEKFDVETRLPDDAQAAMVSCTAKPKKGGAKATDKPIYENVHPILSVEKVRDRLGQRNANRSIDTNRDPLLSRKLSVLLLGIDSVSRLNFMRSAPNTDKYLQETGWIRLNGYNKMGDNTFPNLMAILTGQNQAQAYSRCKPTVPYILDRCPFLWHKFREAGYATAYGEDETSLNTFNYLKVGFVEPPTDYYLRPYMLACEKLLKVKKRFGLKYCTGPESSFDRILDYAVDFSRAFLGLPYFGLFWTISVSHENANGLSSMDARLLDKLKRLEREGVLNDTMIVFLSDHGMRWGPIRSTLVGWYEERLPFLYVWLPEWFRVEQPEAYPSLRANQHRLVSPFDLYETLRQVLDLSGGEADPSPGCSGCRSLLEPLPRERGCSNAGISLHWCACTAFEPVDLKDPLVHNGVSFFIEHVDKLLDAYKDRKGRRLCAKLRLKKLIRANRAIDFVDTTSLAYFYTVQVSPGDGKFEVTVRYHDNATYTVSDHEVSRLNSYASTAKCLEHGMKQYCHCLR; encoded by the exons ATGCTCCCGCGAACGAGCAAAACGGTACCGAGCCCTCTCGGTCTCGGCTACGGCCAAATTCAAAGAGGCAAGAAAGGATCGCGTATACTCGAGTGCGTTTGTCGAAGATCCAGctggttgttgctgttgctgtcgGCCGTGCTGTTCGCCAGCCTCTACGTCGTCTCCTTCGAGGAGAATTACGAGTTCGACTTCCCTTCGCGGTACCGTTCCTCTTACGGCTCGTACAACGTCACGGAAG GAACGATGGACGGCTACCTGGTGTGGAATTCGAGGTGCCAAATGTTGTCGAAGAAACCGATGGACCCGTCGATCCGGGCTTACGTGAAGAAGGAAAAGTTTCAAAGATGCTCGAACGAGCCTCCGCTAACCGGGGTGTCGCGCGACGAGAACGGCAGCGTGATTCTTTCAATTAATCCGACCGTCTCGACCCTTCACCCCGGCTTGCAGTGCTGTTGGGCGCCGATTTTCCGACCCGAGAACAAATCGGCCAAAGAGAAAGCGAACAAACGGACTAACCTCGACTCCTCGATCGT GGTGAAACGATGCGAGAAATTCGACGTGGAGACCAGACTGCCCGACGACGCGCAAGCGGCCATGGTCAGCTGTACCGCGAAGCCGAAGAAAGGGGGAGCGAAAGCGACCGACAAACCTATTTACGAAAACGTTCACCCGATCCTCAGCGTCGAGAAGGTTCGCGATCGTTTGGGACAACGCAACGCGAACCGATCCATCGATACGAACCGAGATCCTCTGCTTTCGAGAAAGTTGAGCGTCTTGCTGCTCGGTATCGACAGCGTCAGCAGGCTGAACTTCATGCGCAGCGCGCCGAATACCGATAAATATCTGCAAGAGACCGGCTGGATTCGCTTGAACGGCTACAACAAGATGGGCGACAATACTTTCCCGAATCTAATGGCGATACTGACCGGGCAAAACCAAGCGCAGGCCTACTCGAGGTGCAAGCCGACCGTTCCCTACATCCTCGACCGGTGCCCCTTCCTCTGGCACAAGTTTCGCGAGGCCGGCTACGCGACCGCCTACGGCGAAGACGAGACCAGCCTAAACACCTTCAACTACCTCAAAGTCGGTTTCGTCGAGCCACCGACGGATTATTATCTACGACCGTACATGCTCGCTTGCGAGAAGCTGCTGAAAGTGAAAAAGAG ATTCGGCCTAAAATATTGCACCGGACCGGAAAGCAGCTTCGACAGAATCCTCGATTACGCGGTCGATTTTTCCCGCGCGTTTCTAGGCCTACCGTACTTTGGCTTATTTTGGACCATCAGCGTGAGCCACGAGAATGCGAACGGGCTGTCGTCGATGGACGCTCGACTGCTCGACAAGCTGAAACGGTTGGAACGCGAGGGTGTGTTGAACGACACGATGATCGTGTTTCTGAGCGATCACGGAATGCGATGGGGCCCGATCAGGAGCACTCTCGTCGGCTGGTACGAGGAGAGATTACCGTTTCTCTACGTCTGGCTGCCCGAATGGTTTCGAGTCGAACAACCGGAAGCGTATCCGTCGTTGCGCGCCAACCAGCATCGACTCGTTTCCCCGTTCGATCTGTACGAGACGCTGAGACAAGTGCTCGATTTGTCCGGAGGTGAAGCGGATCCGTCGCCGGGTTGTTCCGGTTGTCGCAGCTTGCTCGAACCTTTGCCTCGCGAACGCGGCTGTTCCAACGCCGGCATCTCGCTGCACTGGTGCGCCTGTACCGCGTTCGAGCCCGTCGATCTAAAGGATCCGTTGGTCCACAACGGGGTGAGCTTCTTCATCGAACACGTGGACAAGCTGCTGGACGCGTACAAGGATCGCAAGGGTAGACGATTGTGCGCGAAGCTTCGCTTGAAGAAGCTGATCAGAGCGAATCGAGCGATCGACTTCGTCGACACGACCAGCCTCGCCTACTTTTACACCGTTCAGGTCAGCCCGGGCGACGGGAAGTTCGAGGTGACCGTGCGATACCACGACAATGCCACTTACACCGTGTCGGATCACGAGGTCAGCAGACTCAACTCTTACGCGTCCACCGCCAAGTGTCTCGAGCACGGGATGAAACAGTATTGCCATTGCCTACGATAA
- the LOC117602147 gene encoding uncharacterized protein LOC117602147 isoform X1 has translation MIASKRHLLFVVTRVTKCSRERAKRYRALSVSATAKFKEARKDRVYSSAFVEDPAGCCCCCRPCCSPASTSSPSRRITSSTSLRGTVPLTARTTSRKVSKRVYGRPRQRGRARLLVVAGTMDGYLVWNSRCQMLSKKPMDPSIRAYVKKEKFQRCSNEPPLTGVSRDENGSVILSINPTVSTLHPGLQCCWAPIFRPENKSAKEKANKRTNLDSSIVVKRCEKFDVETRLPDDAQAAMVSCTAKPKKGGAKATDKPIYENVHPILSVEKVRDRLGQRNANRSIDTNRDPLLSRKLSVLLLGIDSVSRLNFMRSAPNTDKYLQETGWIRLNGYNKMGDNTFPNLMAILTGQNQAQAYSRCKPTVPYILDRCPFLWHKFREAGYATAYGEDETSLNTFNYLKVGFVEPPTDYYLRPYMLACEKLLKVKKRFGLKYCTGPESSFDRILDYAVDFSRAFLGLPYFGLFWTISVSHENANGLSSMDARLLDKLKRLEREGVLNDTMIVFLSDHGMRWGPIRSTLVGWYEERLPFLYVWLPEWFRVEQPEAYPSLRANQHRLVSPFDLYETLRQVLDLSGGEADPSPGCSGCRSLLEPLPRERGCSNAGISLHWCACTAFEPVDLKDPLVHNGVSFFIEHVDKLLDAYKDRKGRRLCAKLRLKKLIRANRAIDFVDTTSLAYFYTVQVSPGDGKFEVTVRYHDNATYTVSDHEVSRLNSYASTAKCLEHGMKQYCHCLR, from the exons ATGATCGCGTCGAAGCGGCACTTGCTGTTTGTGGTTACTCGCGTTACGAAATGCTCCCGCGAACGAGCAAAACGGTACCGAGCCCTCTCGGTCTCGGCTACGGCCAAATTCAAAGAGGCAAGAAAGGATCGCGTATACTCGAGTGCGTTTGTCGAAGATCCAGctggttgttgctgttgctgtcgGCCGTGCTGTTCGCCAGCCTCTACGTCGTCTCCTTCGAGGAGAATTACGAGTTCGACTTCCCTTCGCGGTACCGTTCCTCTTACGGCTCGTACAACGTCACGGAAGGTAAGTAAACGAGTATACGGAAGACCGAGACAGAGAGGGAGAGCGCGGTTGCTGGTTGTCGCAGGAACGATGGACGGCTACCTGGTGTGGAATTCGAGGTGCCAAATGTTGTCGAAGAAACCGATGGACCCGTCGATCCGGGCTTACGTGAAGAAGGAAAAGTTTCAAAGATGCTCGAACGAGCCTCCGCTAACCGGGGTGTCGCGCGACGAGAACGGCAGCGTGATTCTTTCAATTAATCCGACCGTCTCGACCCTTCACCCCGGCTTGCAGTGCTGTTGGGCGCCGATTTTCCGACCCGAGAACAAATCGGCCAAAGAGAAAGCGAACAAACGGACTAACCTCGACTCCTCGATCGT GGTGAAACGATGCGAGAAATTCGACGTGGAGACCAGACTGCCCGACGACGCGCAAGCGGCCATGGTCAGCTGTACCGCGAAGCCGAAGAAAGGGGGAGCGAAAGCGACCGACAAACCTATTTACGAAAACGTTCACCCGATCCTCAGCGTCGAGAAGGTTCGCGATCGTTTGGGACAACGCAACGCGAACCGATCCATCGATACGAACCGAGATCCTCTGCTTTCGAGAAAGTTGAGCGTCTTGCTGCTCGGTATCGACAGCGTCAGCAGGCTGAACTTCATGCGCAGCGCGCCGAATACCGATAAATATCTGCAAGAGACCGGCTGGATTCGCTTGAACGGCTACAACAAGATGGGCGACAATACTTTCCCGAATCTAATGGCGATACTGACCGGGCAAAACCAAGCGCAGGCCTACTCGAGGTGCAAGCCGACCGTTCCCTACATCCTCGACCGGTGCCCCTTCCTCTGGCACAAGTTTCGCGAGGCCGGCTACGCGACCGCCTACGGCGAAGACGAGACCAGCCTAAACACCTTCAACTACCTCAAAGTCGGTTTCGTCGAGCCACCGACGGATTATTATCTACGACCGTACATGCTCGCTTGCGAGAAGCTGCTGAAAGTGAAAAAGAG ATTCGGCCTAAAATATTGCACCGGACCGGAAAGCAGCTTCGACAGAATCCTCGATTACGCGGTCGATTTTTCCCGCGCGTTTCTAGGCCTACCGTACTTTGGCTTATTTTGGACCATCAGCGTGAGCCACGAGAATGCGAACGGGCTGTCGTCGATGGACGCTCGACTGCTCGACAAGCTGAAACGGTTGGAACGCGAGGGTGTGTTGAACGACACGATGATCGTGTTTCTGAGCGATCACGGAATGCGATGGGGCCCGATCAGGAGCACTCTCGTCGGCTGGTACGAGGAGAGATTACCGTTTCTCTACGTCTGGCTGCCCGAATGGTTTCGAGTCGAACAACCGGAAGCGTATCCGTCGTTGCGCGCCAACCAGCATCGACTCGTTTCCCCGTTCGATCTGTACGAGACGCTGAGACAAGTGCTCGATTTGTCCGGAGGTGAAGCGGATCCGTCGCCGGGTTGTTCCGGTTGTCGCAGCTTGCTCGAACCTTTGCCTCGCGAACGCGGCTGTTCCAACGCCGGCATCTCGCTGCACTGGTGCGCCTGTACCGCGTTCGAGCCCGTCGATCTAAAGGATCCGTTGGTCCACAACGGGGTGAGCTTCTTCATCGAACACGTGGACAAGCTGCTGGACGCGTACAAGGATCGCAAGGGTAGACGATTGTGCGCGAAGCTTCGCTTGAAGAAGCTGATCAGAGCGAATCGAGCGATCGACTTCGTCGACACGACCAGCCTCGCCTACTTTTACACCGTTCAGGTCAGCCCGGGCGACGGGAAGTTCGAGGTGACCGTGCGATACCACGACAATGCCACTTACACCGTGTCGGATCACGAGGTCAGCAGACTCAACTCTTACGCGTCCACCGCCAAGTGTCTCGAGCACGGGATGAAACAGTATTGCCATTGCCTACGATAA
- the ImpE1 gene encoding ecdysone-inducible gene E1 isoform X2 encodes MRGNSEAIFFFFVAVNHLSAAEGWSRSVNRAGRESKLGDTCEKDDECDSSIVASHCHRGYCRCLPYFAAYNGTHCLEAALLRQECMVDEQCSLKVANSECLDGLCSCKEGFLQFRRHTCLGPAKLGQVCYEHAHCRLWDENSHCDFLIPDLFGRCQCTAPMRREKEVCRPDDLVRPPPLLDRQPNSSTTETSNQIDQDREEDTGVQMTWLKNGTTHAPAIPIIGPTLIVTNPTTTLPNDRDEQKPEDDDDDDEDDDSVVVEAITESTTTLRSSVGTSVPVKADRHETRPVTAVSLGLDCISDAECRLADPYSRCIEGLCECGFVGNGSCSASKPGCTPGTFQCRSSGICISWFFVCDGRPDCIDGSDERCSDPEGNCPAEAFSCEQSNSCVSRAVVCDGKRDCPHGEDEAGCNDRRKCPNGAFRCNNGQCLPAYEFCNAVVSCRDGSDEPRGACRTRNRGRIGPRHCPFRCDNGRCRSDAIACSGRDGCGDGSDEARCSVCRCSTFP; translated from the exons ATGCGCGGCAACAGCGAagcaattttcttcttcttcgtcgcggTCAATCATTTG AGTGCAGCGGAAGGTTGGTCAAGATCGGTGAACAGGGCGGGCAGGGAGAGCAAGCTGGGTGACACCTGCGAGAAGGACGACGAGTGCGATTCGAGCATCGTCGCTAGTCACTGTCATCGCGGATACTGTCGGTGTTTGCCGTATTTCGCCGCTTACAATGGAACCCACTGCCTCGAGG CGGCTCTTCTGCGTCAGGAGTGTATGGTCGACGAACAGTGTTCCTTGAAAGTTGCCAACAGCGAGTGCCTGGACGGTCTTTGCTCTTGCAAGGAGGGTTTCTTGCAATTTCGTCGACACACCTGCCTGGGTC CGGCGAAGCTCGGTCAGGTTTGCTACGAGCACGCTCACTGTCGACTATGGGACGAGAATTCGCACTGCGACTTTTTGATTCCCGACTTGTTCGGCCGGTGTCAATGCACGGCGCCGATGCGTCGTGAGAAGGAGGTTTGCAGGCCGGACGATCTCGTCAGACCGCCACCGTTGCTCGATCGACAGCCGAATTCGAGTACCACGGAAACGAGCAACCAGATCGATCAGGATCGAGAAGAGGATACAG GCGTTCAAATGACATGGTTGAAGAATGGTACGACGCACGCCCCCGCGATACCGATCATCGGACCTACCTTGATCGTCACGAACCCTACGACAACGCTCCCCAACGATCGCGACGAACAGAAACCCGAGGAcgatgatgacgatgacgaGGACGACGATTCCGTTGTCGTCGAGGCTATCACCGAGAGCACGACGACGTTGCGCTCTTCCGTTGGGACATCAG TACCCGTGAAAGCGGATCGGCACGAAACGAGACCGGTAACGGCGGTTAGCTTGGGCCTGGACTGCATTTCGGACGCTGAGTGTCGGCTGGCGGACCCTTATTCCAGATGCATCGAGGGCCTGTGCGAGTGCGGTTTCGTAGGGAACGGCAGTTGCAGCGCTAGCAAGCCTGGATGCACGCCCGGTACCTTCCAATGCAGAAGTTCCGGGATATGCATCAGCTGGTTCTTCGTGTGCGACGGTAGGCCCGATTGCATCGACGGCTCGGACGAACGTTGCTCCGACCCCGAGGGAAACTGTCCCGCGGAAGCGTTCAGTTGCGAGCAGAGCAATAGCTGCGTGTCCAGGGCGGTGGTGTGCGACGGGAAACGCGACTGTCCGCACGGCGAGGACGAAGCTGGCTGCAACGATAGACGAA AGTGCCCGAACGGAGCGTTCAGGTGCAACAACGGTCAATGTCTACCGGCGTACGAGTTCTGCAACGCGGTGGTATCCTGCCGCGACGGAAGCGACGAGCCTAGAGGAGCCTGCCGAACGCGGAACCGCGGCCGGATCGGGCCCAGGCATTGTCCTTTCAGATGCGACAACGGAAGATGTCGTTCGGACGCGATCGCGTGCAGCGGTCGCGACGGCTGCGGCGACGGTTCCGACGAGGCACGCTGCTCCGTTTGCC GATGTTCGACGTTTCCTTAA
- the ImpE1 gene encoding ecdysone-inducible gene E1 isoform X1, which yields MRGNSEAIFFFFVAVNHLSAAEGWSRSVNRAGRESKLGDTCEKDDECDSSIVASHCHRGYCRCLPYFAAYNGTHCLEAALLRQECMVDEQCSLKVANSECLDGLCSCKEGFLQFRRHTCLGRKYRGAPLHRCTGSTAIILPNVSAAKLGQVCYEHAHCRLWDENSHCDFLIPDLFGRCQCTAPMRREKEVCRPDDLVRPPPLLDRQPNSSTTETSNQIDQDREEDTGVQMTWLKNGTTHAPAIPIIGPTLIVTNPTTTLPNDRDEQKPEDDDDDDEDDDSVVVEAITESTTTLRSSVGTSVPVKADRHETRPVTAVSLGLDCISDAECRLADPYSRCIEGLCECGFVGNGSCSASKPGCTPGTFQCRSSGICISWFFVCDGRPDCIDGSDERCSDPEGNCPAEAFSCEQSNSCVSRAVVCDGKRDCPHGEDEAGCNDRRKCPNGAFRCNNGQCLPAYEFCNAVVSCRDGSDEPRGACRTRNRGRIGPRHCPFRCDNGRCRSDAIACSGRDGCGDGSDEARCSVCRCSTFP from the exons ATGCGCGGCAACAGCGAagcaattttcttcttcttcgtcgcggTCAATCATTTG AGTGCAGCGGAAGGTTGGTCAAGATCGGTGAACAGGGCGGGCAGGGAGAGCAAGCTGGGTGACACCTGCGAGAAGGACGACGAGTGCGATTCGAGCATCGTCGCTAGTCACTGTCATCGCGGATACTGTCGGTGTTTGCCGTATTTCGCCGCTTACAATGGAACCCACTGCCTCGAGG CGGCTCTTCTGCGTCAGGAGTGTATGGTCGACGAACAGTGTTCCTTGAAAGTTGCCAACAGCGAGTGCCTGGACGGTCTTTGCTCTTGCAAGGAGGGTTTCTTGCAATTTCGTCGACACACCTGCCTGGGTCGTAAGTACCGTGGTGCACCGTTGCATCGTTGCACCGGAAGCACCGCGATAATCCTTCCTAACGTTTCAGCGGCGAAGCTCGGTCAGGTTTGCTACGAGCACGCTCACTGTCGACTATGGGACGAGAATTCGCACTGCGACTTTTTGATTCCCGACTTGTTCGGCCGGTGTCAATGCACGGCGCCGATGCGTCGTGAGAAGGAGGTTTGCAGGCCGGACGATCTCGTCAGACCGCCACCGTTGCTCGATCGACAGCCGAATTCGAGTACCACGGAAACGAGCAACCAGATCGATCAGGATCGAGAAGAGGATACAG GCGTTCAAATGACATGGTTGAAGAATGGTACGACGCACGCCCCCGCGATACCGATCATCGGACCTACCTTGATCGTCACGAACCCTACGACAACGCTCCCCAACGATCGCGACGAACAGAAACCCGAGGAcgatgatgacgatgacgaGGACGACGATTCCGTTGTCGTCGAGGCTATCACCGAGAGCACGACGACGTTGCGCTCTTCCGTTGGGACATCAG TACCCGTGAAAGCGGATCGGCACGAAACGAGACCGGTAACGGCGGTTAGCTTGGGCCTGGACTGCATTTCGGACGCTGAGTGTCGGCTGGCGGACCCTTATTCCAGATGCATCGAGGGCCTGTGCGAGTGCGGTTTCGTAGGGAACGGCAGTTGCAGCGCTAGCAAGCCTGGATGCACGCCCGGTACCTTCCAATGCAGAAGTTCCGGGATATGCATCAGCTGGTTCTTCGTGTGCGACGGTAGGCCCGATTGCATCGACGGCTCGGACGAACGTTGCTCCGACCCCGAGGGAAACTGTCCCGCGGAAGCGTTCAGTTGCGAGCAGAGCAATAGCTGCGTGTCCAGGGCGGTGGTGTGCGACGGGAAACGCGACTGTCCGCACGGCGAGGACGAAGCTGGCTGCAACGATAGACGAA AGTGCCCGAACGGAGCGTTCAGGTGCAACAACGGTCAATGTCTACCGGCGTACGAGTTCTGCAACGCGGTGGTATCCTGCCGCGACGGAAGCGACGAGCCTAGAGGAGCCTGCCGAACGCGGAACCGCGGCCGGATCGGGCCCAGGCATTGTCCTTTCAGATGCGACAACGGAAGATGTCGTTCGGACGCGATCGCGTGCAGCGGTCGCGACGGCTGCGGCGACGGTTCCGACGAGGCACGCTGCTCCGTTTGCC GATGTTCGACGTTTCCTTAA